From one Zhongshania sp. R06B22 genomic stretch:
- a CDS encoding DUF6671 family protein has translation MTGMMYSGQRVALLTQHGKEQVLAPVLDSALGCRIERVTGYDTDLLGTFSRDIPRVGTQLDAARKKARIGMAMSGVPLGLASEGAFGADPFTGMLPWNVELLMFIDDERGLELVGRAHGKANSAHQLVADWNATAAFANQIGFPEHYVVIRPEAEDDPRIRKDIHSWTQLEAAFAWALEQSSNGRVFLEADGRAHANPTRMQNIRLAAEDLVVKLASLCPACGTPGFWIVDRVAGLPCAECSAPTRETRAEVHGCLKCAYRHSREVTDRAYAEASRCDYCNP, from the coding sequence ATGACTGGCATGATGTATAGCGGCCAGCGCGTAGCGCTACTTACCCAGCACGGTAAGGAACAGGTGTTGGCGCCGGTGTTGGATAGCGCGCTCGGCTGCCGTATAGAGCGCGTTACCGGATACGACACCGATCTCTTGGGGACCTTTAGTCGCGACATCCCCCGTGTTGGCACCCAGCTAGACGCGGCGCGCAAAAAAGCGCGCATTGGTATGGCCATGTCTGGCGTGCCGCTGGGCCTTGCCAGCGAAGGCGCCTTTGGAGCAGATCCCTTCACCGGAATGCTACCTTGGAATGTAGAATTACTGATGTTTATCGATGATGAGCGCGGCCTAGAGCTTGTAGGCCGCGCCCACGGTAAAGCGAATTCCGCCCACCAATTGGTCGCAGACTGGAATGCGACAGCAGCTTTTGCGAATCAAATTGGCTTTCCCGAGCACTATGTGGTGATCCGCCCTGAGGCCGAGGATGATCCTCGTATCCGCAAAGACATTCACTCCTGGACTCAGCTAGAAGCCGCATTCGCGTGGGCACTGGAACAATCTTCAAACGGCCGAGTTTTTTTGGAGGCCGACGGGCGCGCCCACGCCAACCCCACTCGCATGCAAAACATCCGCCTAGCTGCCGAGGATTTGGTGGTAAAGCTGGCTTCGCTGTGCCCGGCTTGCGGCACCCCGGGGTTCTGGATTGTCGATCGAGTGGCCGGCCTGCCATGCGCGGAATGCAGTGCGCCGACCCGCGAAACCCGCGCTGAGGTTCACGGATGCCTCAAGTGCGCGTATCGTCACAGCCGCGAGGTCACTGATCGGGCCTACGCCGAGGCAAGTCGCTGTGACTATTGCAACCCCTGA
- a CDS encoding calcium/sodium antiporter has product MVILFLLLGLIMLVLGAELLVRGASRLALRFGISPLVIGLTVVAFGTSAPELAVSVQSGLAGQSGIAIGNIVGSNIFNVLVVLGVSALITPLVVSQQLVRIDVPLMIGASMLLWIMAFDGRIGLIDGLLLTGGIVAYTVFAIQQGRKESPMVQAEYVQAFGEGDVPRLERLPIQLALIVSGLILLVLGAQWLVDSAVMIARVFGVSEVIIGLTIVAAGTSLPELATSVVAAMRGERDIAVGNVIGSCLFNLLSIAGIAALVTPGGIDVAASLLRFDIPVMAVVALACLPIFAAGHRVARWEGALFLAYYLAYVLYLVLAATEHAVLPAYSTAMLGFVLPLTVITLTVMLVRYRVMTSAVKP; this is encoded by the coding sequence ATGGTGATTTTGTTTTTGCTACTCGGTTTGATAATGCTGGTGCTTGGCGCCGAACTCTTGGTACGTGGAGCCTCGCGACTCGCCCTGCGCTTTGGGATTTCGCCCCTAGTCATCGGGCTTACCGTAGTCGCCTTCGGTACCAGTGCGCCGGAACTGGCGGTGAGTGTGCAGTCGGGTTTAGCGGGCCAATCCGGAATCGCCATTGGCAATATCGTGGGCAGTAATATTTTCAATGTATTGGTGGTCCTTGGGGTTTCCGCACTCATCACACCGTTGGTGGTGTCACAGCAGTTAGTCAGAATTGATGTCCCGCTGATGATAGGGGCATCAATGCTGTTATGGATCATGGCGTTCGACGGCCGGATTGGCCTGATTGATGGTCTGTTGCTGACCGGCGGGATTGTGGCTTACACGGTGTTTGCTATTCAGCAAGGTCGTAAGGAAAGCCCCATGGTACAGGCCGAGTATGTTCAGGCCTTTGGTGAAGGTGATGTGCCGCGACTGGAGCGTCTGCCCATTCAGCTTGCGCTCATTGTTAGTGGCCTGATACTGCTGGTGCTGGGTGCTCAGTGGCTGGTAGATAGTGCGGTGATGATTGCCCGCGTGTTCGGCGTGAGCGAGGTCATTATTGGTCTGACGATCGTTGCCGCTGGTACGTCGCTGCCAGAACTCGCGACGTCAGTCGTGGCAGCGATGCGCGGCGAGCGTGACATCGCCGTCGGCAACGTGATTGGCAGCTGCCTGTTTAACCTGCTATCGATTGCGGGTATCGCAGCCCTAGTTACGCCGGGTGGGATTGACGTTGCCGCGTCACTGCTGCGCTTTGATATTCCGGTGATGGCGGTGGTAGCACTTGCCTGCCTGCCGATTTTCGCCGCGGGTCATCGGGTTGCCCGCTGGGAGGGCGCGCTGTTTCTTGCTTACTACTTGGCGTATGTGCTGTACCTGGTTCTGGCGGCCACCGAGCACGCGGTGCTGCCAGCGTATAGCACTGCCATGCTCGGCTTTGTTTTACCGCTTACCGTTATTACCTTGACTGTGATGCTGGTGCGCTATCGAGTGATGACGTCGGCGGTGAAGCCATGA
- the hpf gene encoding ribosome hibernation-promoting factor, HPF/YfiA family — translation MQIDIQTRGLILTEELRVHVERRLQFALSRFQDRVQRISVCLSNADSSGAALHCDLHIHGKGWPDILIEDTEADIHVAINRAVSRAGRTLERQRLYGHLDSPS, via the coding sequence ATGCAGATTGATATTCAGACTCGCGGTCTCATATTGACCGAGGAGTTGCGCGTCCATGTGGAGCGTCGTTTACAGTTTGCACTGAGCCGTTTTCAGGATCGGGTGCAGCGGATCTCGGTATGTCTCTCTAACGCTGACAGCAGCGGTGCAGCGCTGCACTGCGATCTCCATATTCACGGCAAGGGTTGGCCCGACATTTTAATAGAAGACACTGAGGCGGACATTCATGTGGCGATTAACCGCGCGGTGTCGCGAGCAGGCAGAACCCTAGAGCGGCAGCGCTTGTACGGTCATCTCGATAGTCCATCTTAA
- the nhaR gene encoding transcriptional activator NhaR — protein sequence MLNYKQLYYFWNVAKAGSIIRAAERLNLTPQTISGQLAELERALATDLFRRIGRRLELTSAGKLALSHADEIFQIGNELEQSLRSGATSGEQSFRVGVGDAVPKTLAYQLLAPALALAEPVRLMCYEDKLERLFAELAIHQLDLVIADRPLPSELGVKGYNHELGRCAINFYAVPDLAARYRPNFPKSLDGAPMLLPGDKSAVQVPLMRWFSEHQIQPRIIGKFDDSALMKAFGKAGEGVFAAPTILRDEISSQYGAEVIGCASEVILRYYAISIERRLTHPAVMAVSEAAKHSLFADTDSIR from the coding sequence ATGCTGAACTACAAACAGCTTTACTATTTTTGGAACGTCGCGAAAGCGGGAAGTATCATCCGTGCAGCCGAGCGACTAAACCTCACCCCGCAAACAATTAGTGGCCAGCTCGCCGAGCTGGAGCGAGCATTAGCCACCGATTTATTTCGACGCATCGGCAGGCGTCTAGAGCTGACATCGGCTGGCAAGCTGGCACTATCCCATGCAGATGAGATATTCCAGATCGGCAATGAACTGGAACAATCCTTACGCAGCGGCGCCACCAGTGGTGAGCAATCATTCCGGGTAGGTGTTGGCGACGCAGTGCCTAAAACACTGGCGTATCAGCTCTTGGCGCCAGCTCTCGCACTGGCTGAGCCCGTCCGCCTTATGTGCTACGAAGACAAACTAGAGCGATTGTTCGCAGAGCTGGCTATTCACCAACTCGACCTGGTGATTGCAGACAGACCACTGCCCTCCGAATTAGGGGTAAAAGGCTATAACCACGAGCTGGGCCGCTGCGCCATCAACTTTTACGCGGTGCCAGATTTGGCCGCGCGCTACCGACCCAATTTTCCAAAGTCATTGGACGGAGCTCCGATGTTACTTCCCGGGGATAAGTCGGCGGTTCAAGTACCATTGATGCGCTGGTTCAGCGAACATCAGATCCAGCCACGTATAATTGGCAAATTTGACGATAGCGCACTGATGAAAGCTTTCGGTAAAGCCGGTGAGGGTGTTTTTGCAGCGCCAACCATTTTGCGTGACGAAATTAGCAGTCAGTACGGTGCCGAGGTAATTGGCTGCGCCAGTGAGGTCATACTTCGCTACTATGCCATATCCATCGAGCGCAGACTTACCCATCCAGCGGTCATGGCAGTTAGCGAAGCGGCGAAGCACTCCTTATTTGCCGACACAGATTCTATTCGCTAG
- a CDS encoding TonB-dependent receptor → MKKRNSALSSILPLSLLASLAHAAPMLEEVVVTAQLRAQSLQDVPVSVSAIGGEKMMEAGIAKIEDLQAYVPNFTMSESGIGTDIYIRGIGSGENQGFEQSVGMYVDGIAFGRAQLARAPFLDLSRVEVLRGPQNILLGKNSIAGAISIQTANPSEYAEGNVQVTYEPEQSERIIDLVVSGPINDRMGYRFAVRKRELDGFMDNLVLDRDEAQRSEETFRIKLSWDVSDSVTAKFKIEAGSFDVVGRNSEIITNYASDSDVFLFQGRTYGEIMDRTTFPDAGGLAALTGLLPAPVLNFLQLQPNGSIIDIDSDEGVLNNTADRKRHSNGDFSNNDTYNFTANVDWYRDDHQFTSITGIMGYEYDEDCDCDFTGAPLFQVEFQEEYQQFSQEFRWISPAGDNFEYIAGAYFQYSELDFFDSLYLPSDIIPQLVNAADLLEGGARGDADPGADGSSGFELLGIGDAGNALRGIRTPRNFNSESTIASTFMQATWNMADTFRLTLGGRLTWENKQGARKLEFGFEDGTIQPLGEVDTAAAVSFAAERHDLKGEREEVQFAPLVNLQWDATDDLMAYFSASRGYKSGGFDARSNASPSADPTPINPNAPAGTNQQVLIGSFEFEEEEALSFELGLKSTLLEGAAELNAALFRTEFDNLQVSVFDGTLGFNVGNAAGAVSQGIELDGRMALTENLILAGGLAFLDFEFQDHQFGTCIQDQVPDNANGINCDFSGKTNQYVADYSGNLMLAYERPLGNSLMLRANIDVIFTDDYHPSPNLDDRIKQDAYQTFNGRVALSSIDGEWEVALLGKNLSDELVVLYGVDAPTAKTITGATTHHGLVNNPRTFALQASYRW, encoded by the coding sequence ATGAAAAAAAGAAATAGTGCCTTATCGTCCATACTGCCATTGAGCTTACTTGCTAGCCTCGCACATGCCGCGCCAATGCTTGAAGAAGTTGTCGTTACCGCCCAGCTGCGGGCGCAAAGTCTGCAGGATGTGCCGGTTTCCGTTAGCGCCATCGGTGGGGAGAAGATGATGGAGGCGGGCATTGCTAAGATTGAGGACCTGCAGGCCTATGTACCCAACTTCACCATGTCGGAATCCGGCATTGGCACTGATATTTATATTCGCGGCATCGGCTCAGGTGAAAACCAAGGCTTTGAGCAATCGGTGGGTATGTACGTTGATGGTATTGCCTTCGGTCGCGCTCAGTTGGCGCGTGCGCCCTTTCTGGATTTGTCTCGAGTAGAAGTACTGCGCGGCCCGCAGAACATCCTGTTGGGCAAAAACAGTATTGCTGGCGCCATCAGTATCCAAACGGCTAACCCAAGCGAATATGCTGAAGGCAATGTTCAGGTCACCTATGAGCCGGAACAGAGCGAGCGCATTATCGATTTGGTGGTCAGCGGCCCGATCAATGATCGCATGGGCTACCGTTTTGCGGTGCGCAAGCGCGAGCTAGACGGCTTTATGGATAACTTGGTGTTGGACCGCGACGAAGCTCAGCGCAGCGAAGAAACCTTCCGCATTAAGCTCAGCTGGGATGTCAGCGACAGTGTCACGGCCAAGTTTAAAATCGAGGCGGGTAGCTTTGATGTGGTCGGTCGCAACTCTGAAATTATTACCAATTACGCGTCTGACTCCGATGTTTTCTTATTCCAAGGTCGCACCTACGGCGAGATCATGGATCGCACAACATTCCCAGACGCCGGCGGCTTGGCGGCATTGACCGGCTTACTGCCGGCGCCGGTGTTAAATTTTCTGCAGCTTCAGCCCAACGGCTCGATTATCGATATCGACTCCGATGAGGGTGTACTGAACAATACCGCTGATCGCAAGCGCCACAGCAACGGCGACTTCAGCAATAACGACACCTATAATTTTACAGCCAATGTCGACTGGTATCGCGACGACCACCAATTTACCTCGATCACCGGCATTATGGGTTATGAGTACGATGAAGACTGTGACTGCGACTTCACCGGTGCGCCGCTGTTCCAAGTTGAGTTTCAAGAAGAGTACCAGCAGTTCAGCCAAGAATTCCGCTGGATTTCCCCGGCCGGCGACAACTTTGAGTATATTGCGGGTGCCTATTTTCAATACAGCGAACTGGACTTTTTCGACTCGCTATATCTGCCCTCCGACATTATTCCGCAACTGGTTAACGCCGCTGACCTGCTCGAAGGTGGTGCCCGTGGTGATGCTGATCCCGGCGCTGACGGCTCCAGTGGCTTTGAGCTGCTAGGTATTGGTGATGCCGGTAACGCGCTCCGTGGCATCCGCACACCGCGTAACTTCAATAGCGAATCAACCATCGCCTCAACCTTTATGCAGGCAACCTGGAATATGGCGGATACCTTCCGCCTGACCCTTGGTGGTCGCCTGACTTGGGAAAATAAACAAGGTGCGCGCAAACTCGAATTTGGCTTTGAGGATGGGACAATTCAGCCGCTGGGTGAAGTCGACACCGCTGCTGCGGTCAGTTTTGCCGCCGAGCGTCACGACCTGAAAGGTGAGCGTGAAGAAGTACAGTTCGCACCGCTGGTGAATTTACAGTGGGATGCCACTGATGACTTAATGGCCTACTTCTCCGCTAGCCGTGGTTACAAGTCAGGCGGTTTTGATGCACGCTCCAATGCGTCGCCTAGTGCAGACCCTACCCCGATTAATCCCAATGCGCCTGCAGGTACTAATCAGCAAGTGTTGATTGGTAGCTTTGAGTTTGAAGAAGAGGAAGCGCTTAGCTTTGAGTTGGGTCTGAAAAGCACCCTTCTTGAAGGCGCTGCCGAGCTTAATGCGGCGCTGTTCCGCACCGAGTTCGATAATCTGCAGGTCAGTGTCTTCGACGGTACCTTGGGTTTTAATGTGGGTAATGCCGCCGGCGCTGTTTCTCAGGGTATTGAGCTAGATGGCCGGATGGCCCTGACCGAAAACCTGATATTGGCCGGCGGCTTGGCCTTCCTCGACTTTGAGTTTCAGGACCACCAGTTTGGCACCTGTATTCAGGATCAGGTGCCTGACAATGCCAATGGTATTAACTGTGACTTCAGTGGCAAGACTAACCAATACGTTGCTGACTACTCGGGTAATCTGATGCTGGCCTACGAGCGTCCGCTGGGTAACTCACTGATGCTGCGTGCCAATATTGATGTCATTTTTACCGACGACTATCACCCTTCGCCGAATTTGGATGATCGCATCAAGCAGGACGCCTACCAAACATTCAATGGGCGAGTTGCCCTGTCGTCAATAGACGGCGAGTGGGAAGTGGCATTGCTGGGTAAAAACCTTAGCGATGAGTTGGTTGTGCTCTACGGCGTTGACGCGCCGACCGCGAAAACCATCACCGGGGCGACGACCCATCACGGCTTGGTTAATAACCCACGTACTTTTGCGCTGCAAGCCAGCTACCGCTGGTAA
- a CDS encoding DUF4112 domain-containing protein produces MDKLTEAKQRATLERLDKFSRFTDSSIGIPFTKFQIGAEAVIGLIPVVGDVAGLLLSGYVLVEAQRAGASKDVKLRMLRNMGIDFLGGLLPVVGDAFDAIYKANTRNTQLLRTYLEEQLAVEPPQPPFPWMTLIWLSALFAIVTGGLSLVL; encoded by the coding sequence ATGGACAAATTAACTGAAGCTAAACAGCGTGCGACGCTTGAGAGATTGGATAAGTTCAGCCGCTTTACCGATAGTAGCATTGGCATTCCCTTCACCAAATTTCAGATTGGCGCCGAGGCTGTGATCGGCCTGATTCCGGTGGTGGGTGACGTGGCAGGGCTGCTGCTTTCTGGCTACGTACTGGTCGAGGCACAGCGGGCCGGGGCTAGCAAGGACGTGAAGCTGCGGATGCTGCGTAATATGGGGATTGATTTTCTCGGCGGACTGTTGCCCGTAGTGGGCGATGCCTTTGATGCCATTTATAAGGCCAACACACGCAATACCCAGTTGCTGCGAACCTATTTGGAGGAACAATTGGCGGTGGAGCCGCCTCAGCCGCCATTCCCTTGGATGACACTGATCTGGCTGTCGGCTCTTTTTGCCATAGTCACTGGCGGGCTGTCGCTGGTCCTCTGA
- a CDS encoding HupE/UreJ family protein, translating to MIRLLCLLFLLYAAPCFAHKLAPSLLEIDGGKNQQFNVLWRTPASSEQASPEPVLPESCSVLTGSTQRAVGTAIEYHWQLKCPGGLEGQDIQITGLTASRTAALIKVSLADGREYTQLIRRDGQTFRVPAVPSTLAVVEQYFVLGVEHILIGLDHLLFVTGLLLLARSWRQLTLTITAFTVGHSATLALVSLGIIPQVAAWVELAIAATILYLAVELSYGAAGTRRVRWPIVAVFGLIHGLGFASVLAELGLPQSDVLTGLVSFNVGIEIGQLLFVGALALAFMLLRKLFAGAGPLMRNVAVYTMGGMAVFWCLDRGYGMLLSSLYYF from the coding sequence ATGATCCGTCTACTTTGTCTATTGTTTCTTTTATACGCTGCGCCGTGCTTTGCTCATAAGCTAGCCCCATCTTTGTTAGAGATTGATGGCGGCAAGAACCAGCAGTTTAATGTGCTGTGGAGAACGCCAGCCTCAAGTGAGCAGGCGAGTCCGGAGCCCGTGTTGCCCGAAAGTTGTTCTGTTTTGACAGGTTCGACTCAGCGCGCGGTGGGAACGGCTATCGAATACCACTGGCAGTTGAAATGTCCCGGCGGTCTTGAGGGGCAGGATATTCAGATCACTGGCTTAACCGCGAGTCGAACCGCAGCACTCATTAAGGTTTCTCTCGCTGATGGTCGTGAATATACCCAACTGATAAGACGTGATGGCCAAACCTTTAGGGTACCCGCCGTGCCAAGTACCTTAGCCGTTGTGGAGCAGTACTTTGTTCTTGGCGTCGAGCATATTTTAATCGGGCTTGATCACTTGCTGTTTGTTACCGGGTTGCTGCTGCTGGCGAGGTCTTGGCGACAACTAACACTGACGATTACCGCGTTTACCGTCGGCCACAGTGCAACCTTGGCGTTGGTAAGTTTGGGGATTATTCCCCAGGTGGCGGCGTGGGTGGAGCTGGCAATTGCCGCCACAATTCTTTACCTGGCTGTGGAGCTTAGCTATGGCGCAGCGGGAACGCGGCGAGTGCGCTGGCCAATAGTCGCGGTGTTCGGCCTTATTCATGGCTTGGGTTTTGCGAGTGTACTTGCGGAGCTGGGTTTGCCACAAAGTGATGTACTGACGGGATTGGTCTCTTTTAATGTGGGTATTGAAATAGGCCAGTTGCTATTTGTAGGTGCTCTGGCCTTGGCGTTTATGTTACTGCGAAAACTGTTTGCTGGCGCAGGCCCGCTTATGCGCAATGTCGCGGTTTATACTATGGGCGGGATGGCGGTGTTTTGGTGTCTCGACAGAGGCTACGGTATGTTGTTAAGTAGTCTCTACTATTTCTAA
- a CDS encoding peptidyl-prolyl cis-trans isomerase: protein MIFLFRQPLLHFLLIGILLFGLQQYRGFAKTYELVSLDDATTQLLVDDFFTMTARMPAPDDIKKLVAKELDKRILFAEGLRLNFHRDDSVILQRLLRNANFLGFEGSDKEKIRAAFELGIHESDEVIRARILQRMVSVGRSQATGTPTDAELMDIYQADLSAWQEPARYTFEHLFFSVDRERDPVERAALALEQLQADSSPQGLGDVFLPGSQFTAKSLRDVTSVFGVSFSEYFNSKQFLLKVWQGPIPSVFGQHIVRVTAIDTGQQQDFNTVRRELAQRWQEEQEKVALEAYLVQLRSGYGVTAGGELQ from the coding sequence GTGATATTTTTATTTCGGCAGCCGCTGTTACATTTCCTGCTTATTGGCATCTTGCTGTTCGGGTTACAACAGTATCGGGGGTTTGCAAAAACCTACGAGCTGGTGTCATTGGATGATGCTACTACTCAGTTATTAGTAGATGATTTTTTTACTATGACGGCTAGGATGCCAGCACCGGACGACATCAAGAAGCTGGTCGCGAAGGAGCTAGATAAACGTATTTTGTTTGCCGAAGGATTGCGTTTGAATTTTCATCGTGACGACAGTGTCATTCTTCAGCGTCTATTGCGTAACGCAAATTTCCTCGGTTTTGAGGGTAGTGATAAAGAAAAAATCCGCGCGGCATTTGAACTGGGTATCCATGAGTCCGACGAGGTGATACGCGCCCGTATACTTCAGCGTATGGTGAGTGTGGGTCGAAGTCAGGCGACAGGCACCCCGACAGACGCAGAGTTGATGGATATCTATCAGGCAGACTTATCTGCTTGGCAAGAACCTGCGCGCTATACCTTTGAACATCTATTTTTCAGCGTTGATCGAGAGCGAGATCCCGTTGAGCGCGCCGCATTGGCACTTGAGCAGTTGCAGGCTGATTCATCCCCTCAGGGTCTGGGTGATGTTTTTCTGCCTGGTTCGCAGTTCACTGCTAAGTCATTGCGGGATGTAACGAGTGTTTTCGGCGTGTCATTCAGTGAATATTTTAATTCAAAACAGTTTTTGCTCAAGGTGTGGCAAGGCCCGATACCCTCGGTATTTGGTCAACACATCGTTAGAGTAACGGCGATAGATACTGGCCAGCAGCAAGACTTTAATACGGTGCGAAGGGAGCTCGCACAGCGTTGGCAGGAGGAGCAAGAAAAAGTAGCGCTTGAGGCCTATCTTGTGCAATTGAGGAGCGGCTACGGAGTCACCGCTGGCGGAGAGCTGCAATGA
- a CDS encoding alpha/beta fold hydrolase translates to MSTLLWSLIGIALFVHLARSLLAIKSWSAPTAEFFSGELLTLGDNLVCIPERDIDSQLSEGSPTVICFPGLLEDMRYFLKVHRETPARLIIINNANYQNPFGARPSPEPVWWQINPHKAGTIAHDAFCMVKVVEHFAKDSAVYLHGHSRGGAVVLEAGRQQPDLFRVATAVLEAAVVPQGRLANNAERFLQPVGLYLLPFVFTVLRLLPEEKRRRALMIRKPTAYKNKLVAAFPYTPKQYATVVLQVADIIQWQLKSDASYYEHFAAVCLIAGERDQVLWRKAMLASARQSAKAQVIETRGTDHFPSLEKPEQVSALFAKQLAHCHSMAAEELTE, encoded by the coding sequence ATGTCAACACTACTGTGGTCACTAATAGGGATTGCTCTATTTGTCCATTTAGCTAGATCTCTATTGGCAATCAAATCATGGTCTGCGCCCACCGCTGAATTCTTTAGTGGTGAATTACTGACGCTGGGCGATAATTTAGTTTGTATCCCCGAGCGGGATATTGATTCTCAGCTCTCGGAGGGCTCGCCAACGGTGATTTGCTTCCCCGGACTTTTAGAGGACATGCGTTACTTTTTGAAAGTTCACAGGGAGACGCCAGCACGGCTCATCATTATTAATAACGCTAACTATCAGAATCCGTTTGGAGCTCGGCCGTCGCCGGAACCCGTGTGGTGGCAGATCAACCCGCACAAAGCAGGAACCATTGCCCATGACGCGTTTTGTATGGTCAAGGTGGTTGAACACTTTGCTAAAGATAGCGCCGTCTACCTTCATGGTCATTCTCGGGGCGGCGCTGTGGTTTTGGAAGCTGGACGACAACAACCGGACCTATTTCGAGTGGCGACCGCAGTACTAGAGGCGGCGGTTGTTCCCCAAGGGCGTTTAGCTAATAATGCAGAGCGTTTTTTACAACCGGTTGGCCTCTATCTACTGCCATTTGTTTTTACTGTGCTGCGGCTCTTGCCAGAGGAAAAGCGCCGGCGGGCTTTGATGATACGGAAGCCGACCGCCTACAAAAATAAGCTTGTTGCCGCCTTCCCTTATACTCCTAAGCAGTATGCGACAGTGGTTTTGCAAGTGGCCGATATTATTCAATGGCAGTTAAAAAGTGATGCCAGCTATTACGAACATTTCGCAGCGGTGTGCTTGATTGCGGGGGAGCGTGACCAAGTATTGTGGCGGAAGGCTATGCTAGCTAGTGCCCGCCAGTCAGCAAAAGCGCAAGTCATTGAGACCCGCGGAACTGACCACTTTCCGAGTCTTGAAAAACCGGAGCAGGTGAGCGCGCTATTTGCCAAACAGTTAGCGCATTGTCACAGTATGGCAGCCGAGGAGCTTACCGAGTAA
- a CDS encoding glutathione S-transferase family protein yields the protein MNYDYTLYSWQLSMYSGKVRAYMNYKGLNYFDKKINGFDLLVKIPRKTGVRVMPVVETREGLWLQDSTMIIEALEKRHQDNSISVNTPKQYIASLLLEAWAGEYWLPTAMHYRWSYPENKSLFVKEAGEAFLPGFPQFIQNVPGQVIARGLDAARPVVGFIPEQHKMIEEWTENMLDLLEQHFSTHDYLLGGQPTIADYGLVASFYGHLNRDPAPKRILLEPRPKLQAWVKRAHGGESVGQGLYPNDEIPPTLVPVLDRVYAEFIPMLKAFAQDLNQFVIRANKQPGDIIPRFLKEVSFPMGEQTFKRATWTYTLWMAQRMQQLCLKLPGKQQEEVNIWFAEQCGYRLDQLPLGPKLERAGLKTRLA from the coding sequence ATGAATTACGATTACACTCTGTATAGCTGGCAGCTTTCAATGTATTCGGGAAAGGTGCGAGCCTATATGAACTATAAGGGATTGAATTATTTTGATAAAAAAATAAACGGCTTTGACTTGTTGGTAAAAATTCCAAGAAAAACTGGGGTGCGGGTAATGCCTGTTGTTGAAACCAGAGAGGGTCTTTGGTTACAAGACAGTACCATGATTATTGAAGCGCTTGAAAAGCGTCATCAAGATAATTCGATTAGTGTTAATACGCCAAAACAATACATTGCTTCACTATTGCTCGAAGCCTGGGCCGGTGAATACTGGCTCCCTACCGCCATGCATTACCGTTGGTCATACCCTGAAAACAAATCGCTATTTGTAAAAGAAGCTGGAGAAGCGTTTTTGCCAGGATTTCCTCAGTTTATTCAAAATGTACCGGGGCAAGTTATTGCTAGGGGACTGGATGCCGCTCGCCCGGTTGTCGGCTTTATCCCTGAGCAACATAAAATGATTGAGGAATGGACTGAGAATATGCTCGATCTGTTAGAGCAGCACTTTTCAACGCACGATTACCTTTTAGGTGGCCAGCCTACTATTGCTGACTACGGCTTAGTAGCGTCTTTCTATGGTCACTTGAATCGAGACCCTGCGCCAAAACGTATATTGCTCGAGCCCCGGCCAAAATTACAAGCATGGGTAAAGCGTGCTCATGGTGGTGAGTCTGTAGGGCAGGGACTTTATCCTAATGATGAGATTCCACCGACCTTAGTTCCCGTTTTGGATCGGGTGTATGCAGAGTTTATTCCAATGCTTAAGGCCTTTGCTCAAGACCTTAATCAGTTTGTAATAAGAGCAAACAAACAGCCAGGTGACATAATTCCGCGCTTTCTTAAGGAGGTCAGTTTCCCCATGGGGGAACAAACCTTTAAACGCGCCACTTGGACTTACACTCTTTGGATGGCTCAGCGTATGCAGCAGTTATGCTTAAAACTGCCGGGCAAGCAACAAGAAGAAGTGAATATTTGGTTCGCAGAGCAGTGTGGCTATAGACTAGACCAATTGCCACTTGGCCCAAAACTAGAGCGCGCCGGATTGAAAACGCGCTTGGCCTAA